Proteins from a single region of Chryseomicrobium sp. FSL W7-1435:
- a CDS encoding ABC transporter permease: MKQITNDALRLKLSQDYRNANFTWVFTLLFTLLFLAYSYDFSEAQLRMPVVSLLAIYAVTTIYVLFIARKIKKDVVTKGEVVKGTRLLAYPLLLTVLVGNIFAAGFAFSLASRNQTPEYTFAVYALLTQLFVIGISALNLFKPYVVDTFLLAMGVLLAAAIIYLVLIILTAKFVSAESAPKWMLIPSILLIATVLTGNFFAFLLGYSLLKKIISKNPSSIEKWNSMWVKITRNTMAIFGMFFITFIFSLSVMSEWLFDYDFATQNNYSAILQNPSLLYPLGTDDFGRDLFSRIVFGAQISLIVGFASTVIPALIGGTLGAISGYFGRRTDSIIMRLLDILYAVPGILLAIAIIAAFGANTVNLIIALSVGAIPTYARTMRATVMQLSNLEFVEAARALGASDGSIIFKQIVPNSLAPMIVKATLTIGGAVIATSSLSFLGLGIEPHIPEWGNILKVGSTYLETHSYVAIFPGICIMLLVLSFNFFGDGLRDALDPKTN, from the coding sequence TTGAAGCAAATCACAAATGACGCCCTGCGTCTGAAACTATCGCAAGATTACCGCAATGCCAATTTCACCTGGGTCTTTACATTACTATTTACACTTTTGTTTTTAGCTTACAGTTATGACTTTTCAGAAGCTCAGCTTCGAATGCCAGTAGTTAGTTTGTTAGCTATTTATGCTGTCACTACTATTTATGTCCTATTCATTGCACGCAAAATTAAAAAAGATGTGGTAACCAAAGGAGAAGTTGTAAAAGGAACCCGTCTTCTAGCCTATCCACTCTTACTCACAGTGCTTGTAGGAAACATATTCGCTGCAGGATTTGCATTCTCTCTTGCGAGTCGAAACCAAACACCTGAATATACATTTGCTGTCTATGCACTTCTCACACAGCTGTTTGTAATTGGTATCTCTGCACTTAATTTATTTAAGCCGTACGTTGTCGATACTTTTCTGCTCGCGATGGGTGTATTGCTAGCGGCAGCCATAATTTATCTGGTGCTCATCATACTGACAGCAAAATTTGTATCAGCAGAATCAGCTCCTAAGTGGATGCTCATTCCAAGCATTTTGCTTATAGCCACTGTTTTGACAGGTAACTTCTTTGCTTTCCTACTAGGGTATTCGTTACTAAAGAAAATCATTTCAAAAAATCCGTCGTCCATTGAAAAATGGAATTCGATGTGGGTGAAGATTACGCGAAACACAATGGCTATCTTCGGGATGTTCTTTATCACCTTTATCTTTTCCCTATCTGTCATGAGTGAATGGCTTTTCGATTATGACTTTGCTACACAAAATAACTATAGTGCGATTTTGCAAAATCCATCGCTTCTTTATCCACTCGGAACGGACGATTTTGGTCGAGATTTGTTTTCGCGAATTGTCTTTGGTGCACAAATTTCATTGATAGTCGGCTTTGCTTCCACTGTCATTCCTGCATTAATAGGAGGGACGTTGGGTGCTATTTCCGGCTACTTTGGGAGAAGAACAGATTCTATCATCATGCGGTTGTTGGATATTTTATATGCCGTCCCTGGAATATTACTAGCTATCGCTATCATCGCAGCCTTTGGAGCAAATACTGTCAACTTGATCATTGCCTTGAGTGTTGGCGCTATTCCAACCTATGCACGAACGATGCGGGCGACAGTCATGCAACTCTCCAATTTGGAGTTTGTAGAAGCTGCACGAGCACTCGGTGCATCAGATGGTTCGATTATTTTTAAACAGATCGTTCCGAACTCATTGGCCCCAATGATTGTAAAAGCTACTCTGACGATCGGGGGAGCCGTCATTGCTACCAGTAGTTTAAGCTTCTTGGGACTTGGGATTGAACCCCATATTCCAGAATGGGGAAATATCTTAAAAGTGGGGAGTACGTATTTAGAAACCCACTCATACGTTGCGATATTCCCTGGTATTTGTATCATGCTTCTTGTACTATCATTTAACTTTTTTGGAGATGGCCTGCGCGATGCGCTTGATCCAAAAACAAATTAA